The proteins below are encoded in one region of Thioalkalivibrio sp. K90mix:
- a CDS encoding complex I subunit 5 family protein, with protein MNALVWLAIPLVPLLLAVLIGLRPHRTRFNRWLPWAALPGLVVAAVGGDVEPAVLDWLMLNTLLGLDPLGQAFLALTSGLWLAAGLFALGDRQDDPLRHRFYVFWLLALSGNLGLILAQDALSFYLFFSLMSLAAYGLVVHSNTAEAWWAGRIYLILAVVGEILLFAGFVMAIHQAGGDTRLTAIAEARPEGWGLALLVLGFGIKAGMLPLHFWLPLAHPAAPVAASAVLSGAMIKAGLLGWLRVLPLDETGHVLLGETLVLLGLSAAFLAALAGAVQSRPKTILAYSSISQMGLMTAGAGLALVLPDLRAWLLMAVTLYAVHHGFAKGALFLAAGMTTQRPAGGAARLAFFLFAVLPALALAGMPMTSGALAKNILKEPLYDADLAGWMAHTEFALTLAAAGTTLLMLRFLWRWYQAQQGTQAPPRADSRRWWAWGGLACMSLVFPLLGVAVAPPEQVPAWVVLTGLSLLWPIGVGLVLGLLAWRWARDRDRPWLPEGDLVVPLEWLAQTGQRLWHRHPALISVGRHPARLRWVRYRLRERLELAERVLTRWETIGLLFAAAMLGLYLTLWAG; from the coding sequence ATGAACGCCCTGGTCTGGCTGGCGATCCCTCTGGTCCCGTTGCTGCTGGCGGTGCTGATCGGCCTGCGACCACACCGGACCCGATTCAACCGCTGGCTCCCGTGGGCCGCATTGCCCGGTCTTGTGGTCGCGGCGGTTGGAGGCGATGTCGAACCCGCCGTCCTGGACTGGCTGATGCTGAACACCCTGCTGGGGCTGGATCCCCTGGGGCAGGCCTTTCTGGCGCTCACCTCGGGGCTGTGGCTGGCCGCCGGCCTGTTCGCCCTCGGCGACCGCCAGGATGACCCGCTGCGCCACCGCTTCTACGTGTTCTGGCTACTCGCGCTGTCCGGAAACCTGGGCCTGATTCTCGCGCAGGACGCCCTGAGCTTTTATCTGTTCTTCTCGCTGATGAGCCTGGCCGCCTATGGGCTGGTGGTGCACTCCAATACCGCGGAGGCCTGGTGGGCCGGGCGCATCTATCTGATTCTGGCCGTCGTTGGCGAGATCCTGTTGTTTGCCGGCTTCGTAATGGCGATCCACCAGGCGGGTGGCGATACGCGGCTGACCGCGATCGCCGAGGCGCGGCCCGAGGGCTGGGGGCTTGCATTGCTGGTGCTCGGGTTCGGTATCAAGGCCGGCATGCTTCCCCTGCATTTCTGGCTGCCACTGGCCCATCCGGCCGCACCGGTCGCAGCCAGCGCCGTGCTATCGGGGGCGATGATCAAGGCGGGCCTGCTGGGCTGGCTGCGGGTATTGCCACTGGACGAGACCGGCCACGTGCTGCTCGGCGAGACCCTCGTGCTGCTGGGTCTGTCGGCGGCCTTCCTCGCCGCACTCGCCGGGGCCGTGCAGTCGCGTCCCAAGACCATCCTCGCGTACTCCAGCATCAGCCAGATGGGACTGATGACGGCCGGGGCCGGGCTGGCGCTCGTCCTGCCCGACCTGCGGGCCTGGCTGCTGATGGCCGTTACCCTCTACGCGGTGCACCACGGCTTTGCCAAGGGTGCGCTGTTCCTGGCCGCCGGGATGACCACGCAACGCCCCGCGGGTGGTGCAGCCCGCCTGGCGTTTTTCCTGTTCGCGGTGCTGCCGGCTCTCGCCCTGGCCGGGATGCCAATGACCAGCGGAGCACTCGCCAAGAACATCCTGAAGGAACCGCTGTACGACGCCGATCTGGCCGGCTGGATGGCTCATACGGAATTCGCGCTGACGCTGGCGGCCGCCGGCACAACGCTCCTGATGCTGCGCTTCCTCTGGCGCTGGTATCAGGCACAGCAAGGCACACAGGCGCCCCCGCGCGCGGACTCCCGCCGCTGGTGGGCCTGGGGTGGCCTGGCGTGCATGTCGCTGGTCTTCCCCCTGCTGGGGGTCGCGGTCGCCCCACCGGAGCAGGTTCCGGCTTGGGTCGTGCTGACGGGCCTGAGCCTTCTCTGGCCCATCGGTGTCGGCCTGGTGTTGGGGCTGCTGGCCTGGCGATGGGCCCGGGATCGCGATCGGCCGTGGCTGCCGGAAGGCGATCTTGTCGTGCCCCTGGAGTGGCTCGCGCAGACCGGCCAGCGCCTGTGGCACCGCCACCCTGCACTCATCAGCGTCGGGCGCCACCCGGCGCGCCTGCGCTGGGTACGCTACCGGCTGCGCGAACGGCTGGAACTGGCCGAGCGCGTACTCACGCGCTGGGAGACCATTGGCCTGCTGTTCGCCGCCGCGATGCTGGGCCTGTACCTGACCCTCTGGGCCGGTTGA